AGGTTTGCTGGTGAAAGAGCCTCAGAAGAGGATCGCGTATAAGAGAGGCGCGACGGAGATCAAGCAGCATCCCTTCTTTGAAGGTGTGAACTGGGCGTTGATCCGGGGACAGGCCCCGCCGCATGTGCCGGAGCCGGTGGATTTTTCGTGTTACGagaggaaggagaaggagaaggagtttTTGCCGGTGTTGGCGGCGGCGGTCGCAGACGGAGggaaggagaagaaggtgtGTGATAAAGCTACACGGGGTGGGAGTGATCCTGATTACATCGATTTTGAATATTTCTAGCAACAACGAGGAtcatatttataagatttttttcttttctttacttgttactaatgtaaaattttatctatcaacaaaaaaaaacattgttcaCAAATGAATTTGTAACATTGAAAGTACAGGTGTGTGTGCCATGTGCATCACCATTACCTTTGTATGATATGGTTAGTGTTCTAACCTGCAAAAGATTAAGGGCAAAGTGATAAAGATGAGTTAAAAGAAAAAGCATAATGTTAAGAAACGAAAAGTCCACCACGGTGGGCCTCGAACCCACAATCTCCCGCTCCGGAGGCGGTCATCTATTTTACGATCTTGTTTGGAATTTAACATGATCTGTGTTTGAGAATAGAAACTATTTGCTGGCTCCACAAAGGTAATTAAAACTCCAGAATCATAATGCAGAAAGAAAATGGACAGGTTCCAATCCAAGTCTATGACCTTGTAGCTTTTTTCATCGGACTCTCTCATGCTGATGAACCCACCATGGGCATGTTTGGTTCCATTGCCCATTCAGTCCAAGATCCATCATAGATTGGCACATCAGTTTTTCCCAGACGATGAAGTCCCTGACCAGTAAGAGAAATCagtctctctgtttttttttaccgtaaggtcacaaaaaaaaattgactgaATTCTCTATAAGCATACAGAAAAGTTACCAATGCCAAAATACAAGCTGTTACACCGGTTCCACATGAGGCCATGATTGGACTGTCCATGGAAATGTCTGCAGAGAAACTAAATGGTGATcgcttggaaaaaaaaaaaactattttggaaAATGTGTGTTAACAAGATGAATTTTAGTTTACCTTCTTCTTCAAACCGTTTCTTAAGCTCCTCAGCTGGTAACAGTATTTGAGAAGAATCAAACATCTGCATACGAACATATTATCACATTTTCTGTTGTCAAAGCGCAAAAATAATAACTGTAAGCTCTCCAATTTTTACAGTGGCTTACCTGGGGAAAAGGGACACACTTGCTACGGGGTATATGACCGCTTGGTATTCCTTTGCGAGGTTCTGGAGCAGTACCATCAAATCTGTTAAATAGTAAAGTTTACATTAGAAATGCAATTTTATTCCACAATAAACAACTTTTTTGGAAGCATACCTAGCTTTTGCACGTGCATCTATGTGCTGATAAGTCTTATTCTCCATATTTTCCTTGACCTGTCAATTAAAAATAGCTTTTCAAGAAAACTATCCATAAACATCTAATCTATCTATACACTTGAGTTATAACAAGAGTGACAACTTTGAATATGCACACTAGTTTGCTAGTCTGCTTCAATTTCACTAAAGATTTGATTTTGAGCAACAAAAAGAGTGATCATGGAACCAATCTTGAAGTTTAGGAAACACTAACCTGATCAAGTGTCCATACAAGATGTGGCTGGAACTTCGTCTTGAAAGTTACTGGACTAATCTGAGCAGCAAAGATGTGTATAAACCATAAGTAACAGTAAACAGACtgaaactgcaatttacattgGCAAAAAGCATTTATATGAATGAGCAAACTTACTGATTGTCCTTTATAAATTTTCTCTACAACCTCACTTGCTGCATTGGCTTTCAAAATGGCATCACTTGTAGCACTAGATTCAACGTCATAGCCTGAAGCACGCCATTTCGGTAAGCCTCCATCAAGTACCCATACATTTTCATGTCCAAAGACTCTAAACATCCtgttttgataaaaaacaagGGTTCATCAGATTTGATAACAcctccaaaaataaaaaagtatttagCGAAGGCAAAAAGCTTAGGGACATGAGATCTGTAACCCACCACCAAACCCGAGCTGCGCTAAAGATGCCCTTTCCATCATACACAACCACTCCATCTTTGTTCTCGATTCCAAGAGCAGAACAAGCAGCAGCAAAAGCTTCCTCAGACGGTAGCATGTGTGGTAACTGTCACATGTGattcatataatatacaaaaacgtATTGGTGGTTAGTTGTGCATTCATAAGACGCATAGAAGCTCAAAACCAGAAGCAATACCAAAAGGTTTTAATAGGAAAGTTGTAAAGAAAAAAGACATTCACAATCAAAATTAAGTTGACAATATTTTCCACTTTAGTATCTGCAATCAAGGGTATACTTTCTGTTAAGGTTTCACTCGGACATGAATCATAATGGTGATGGTCAACAAGTTAGAAATAAACAACATGATAACATCGTCTCTAAGGGGAAAAAAAGACCGTGATAGCTTACATTAGTTCTTCTATCTGATATTCCATCCAAATCAAAGAAGAGAGCACCTGGAATATGAGCAACCTGTACAAGAAGGCAACATACAAGAAAATCAACATAAAGCCTGTCTTAAGTTTCATAGCGCTCATCCAGATCAAAGGCTTAAAAGCTTTTATTTATCTAGTTATCTAACAAAATGTACATAGTCCTTACTTGATACTCTTGGATTGGGTTTCTTTGCTCATGTGGCATGTACCATGAGGCATCCAACACCTGACCAGACAAAGAAACATCTTACAATAAGATTAAGAATCATTGGAGACGACAAAAGTCTTGAAGAAGTGTGAAAATTACAATCATAATAATccattacataaaaaaatagcTGTTTACCTTTATATCAGCCTCTCTGAGATTAGAGTGGAGCCAATCAACAGAAACAACTGGTTCTTTGGTAGACATGGATGATGTCGCGTAACCAGCTTTTGGTCCAATTCCAGTAGAAGAAGCCATAACTCGACCAACGTAGGGAGCTGAATAGGCAGAGCGTAACTGTGAGCTGAATGCTCTCTTCTGAAATTACCATCGTTACAAAAGATTCATCTCAAACAACAAAGGAGAGAATCTCAAATCGAATTGATTAGAACTTACATTCACAACTGTTGCGAAACCACGAGACTTCTGCGGGAGAGTAGAAGATAGAGAAGGATTAATCACGCAGCGACCAGCTACCAATAAAGTTCTTGACAGAAGGGTCGAAGCCATATAAGTGCAGAGCAAAACAGTTGTTCAGTTTTAAAGCCGCCAACTTTCTGTCAGATTCTCACCGGGAACCAAAGCTGGCAACTTTCTCTCGAGCGTTGTTATTAACGATGCTGCTTCTGATCAGTGTTCCGACACCTGATCCGGACTTTGATTGGTTAGTCTTCTTCCTTTATCGGGTTCTCTTAAACGTAAAAAATGCTAAAGCAATATATAATTTGGTCTTTGATCATCTTTTATCCATAGGCCCATTAAAGGCACAAATCTTCTAGCCCAGAAAattttgatggtaatttttgaaaattctgattaaattttctgattttttttattatatataataccgattaaagtattttatttataatttttttactatgGAAAAAAACCAAAGTTAGTATAAGTAGTTTGGTATTAGcttatttttgttattgacaatctatttaaatttaaagtttaattttatcattcatatttaatttaaatacttATAAAGTTTAAgtcttgatatttttttatcatatttcataagtttttttttgacaactatTTCATAAGTCTTAACTGGTTAGAAAAATTGTTAAATTagtctaatttttatttttatattttgtttgtcaaacgaaaataaaaataaagacaaatatgtttttaaaatgtgttttaaaacataaaatatttttatacttttcaatagctaatatattattatataataaaattaatttatttattaattcatGGTTAATAATAATATAGTCAGCTGCGAAAACCAGATACGTACGGGTATATAAATGATTGTTTTGTAATTCTTTCAGCCTCCAAATTTAATCGTCAGCGGCTGATAAAGAATGGGGATCACGTCATCCACCGAGCCCAATTCTAGATACCACCTGTTCACGTTAGAGAAACTCCACCAACTGAAAGAGGAGAAATTGGAGGACATGCCGGAGAAAAAGAGAGTTGGAATACAAACAATATCCGAAGCTTCTCAAGAAGTGTGGTGGAACGGGATCCACGCCTTATTCCCCACCAAGGGAGAATTGTCAATAGATCCTCCAAAGGAAGGAGGCACAGAGATGGACGAGGACGACCAAGTATTTGAGAGGTTTTCAGATTTCATGAAAGAAGGTGGTTGCAAAGAGTCTTTTAGTGCTCTGGTAGACTGTCTTGAGGACACTTAAAGTATGGGTAAGTGTAAGGAACACACTTGCCGATTCTGAAGAAGTGAATGGATGCTCGCATTAGTTACTATGAGCCGATTCTCGCTCTTGCGAAAGCTAAAGAGGAAAAGGACTTCGCattgcagaagagctggttgccAGCGAGCAAGCCGGAAATGACTAAGAGGTTTTCAATATTGGCTTGTGGAAAATTTGTTGCCACTTTTGCTTTACTAAGTGTTGGGAAAATTACCCAATATCGATGAGATGAAGATGGGATTAGACAACTAAAAGatttaagaagaagactctttataattttggaaagggtttacaaagattttgttttgagaactctctcttacaaatattttctctctttgttttcttgatgtggGATGATTACAAATGGTCCTAAGCACCCCTATTTATATAAGTGGAGGAGCACACTCCAATAAGTTCTagatttctctaaattattatttatttcaaaatatctaactccataactttctctcttcttctacacaattcttcttctacacacttcttcatccttctccatttttctctacatatctcttcttcttgggCTCTTGGGTTATAACTTGATTAGTTATTATTCTTGGGCTAATGAGggaaaacccaacaaatctcccCCTTCCCGATTTAGCCCGAAACCGTTGCCATCCCCGTGCCTTTGCAGCAATCTTCAAACTTCTTGATCGGTAATACTTTGGTCATAAAGTCTGACCAGTTTTCATCGGTGTGTACCTTGTTGAGATGTAGAAGCttctcttcaagaacttctcGAATCCAATGATGCCGAATGTCGATGTGCTTCGAGCGAGAGTGAAATGTTGGATTCTTTGCTAGGTGAATAGCACTTTGGTTGTTACATAGCATGTTGtacttttcttgttttactcCTAACTCAAGCAAGAAATTCTTCATCCATAGCATCTCCTTGCACGCTTCCGTTGCTGCGATATACTCTGCTTCTGTGGTGGATAAGGCAACACACTTTTGTAGCTTCGATTGCCAGGAAACAGCTCCCCCTGCAAAGGTAGTCACATATCCTGATATTGACTTTCTTGAGTctttatcaccagcccaatctgcatcagtATAACCGCTTAACTCTAATTTTCCATTGCCAAAACATAGAAACTTTTTCGTTGTGCCTCTTAGATAGCGTAGAATCCACTAACTGCTTTCCAATGCTCCTTTCCTGGGTTTGCTAGAAAGCGACTCACAACTCCTACTGCATAGGCAATGTCCGGTCTGGTGCACACCATAGCATACATGAGACTGCCTACTGCTGATGCATATGGGGTAGTCttcatttcttctttctctttctcacttgttggACTTTGCTTCGAACTTAACTTGAAATGTCCACCAAGTGGAGTGTTCACTGGCTTTGCCTTATTCTTGTTGAATCTCTCCAATACCCTTTCAACATATCGTTCTTGGGATAACCACAAAAGCTTCTTTGGTCTATCCCGAGTGATCTTCATTCCTAGAATCTGTCTCGCTTGCCCCAGATCTTTCATCGCAAAGGACTCTCCTAAGTCTTTCTTCAATGCGGCTATTTTGTTGCGATCTTGgcccacaatcaacatatcGTTAACATAGAGTAATAATATGAGAAAATCGCCGCTTTCGTACCTCTTTATAAAAACGCAATGATCgttcttggttttcttgaagttgtgatccaccatgaaggagtcaaacttcttgtaccattgtcttggggcttgcttGAGGCCATAAAGAATTTTCTTTAGTCGGCACACCAAGTCTTCTTTTTCTGGAACCTTGAATCCTTCAGGTTGCTCCATATAGATCTCCTCCTCGAGTTCACCATGTAGAAAGGCCGTCTTAACATCGAGTTGTTCAATCTCTAAGTCTAGAACCGCTGCTAGACCGAGAACCACTCGGATAGAGGACATCTTCACCACTGGAGAGAATATTTCTTCGAAATCTATACCTTTCTTCTGGttgaatcctttcacaaccaatcggGCTTTGTATCTTGGATTTAAGCTTCTCTCCTCATACTTCAACTTGTACACCCACTTGTTCTTCaaggctctctttccttttggtagctTCACTAGCTCGTAAGTGTGATTATCATGCAAAGATTGCATTTCATCTTGCATGGCTTCAACCCATTCATTTCTATGAGTGTCTTCTATGGCCTCCTCATAGCTTTGAGGCTCCCCCTCATCTGTAAGATTAACATACTCATCTCGATAATATCTTACAGAtggtcttgtctctcttccagaCCTTCTTGGTTCATGTTCTTCATCAGGCTCcacttgatcttcttcttcactttcaTCACCATTTGGATCCATGATAGTAATCTCTTCTTCTGGATTAGCGCCATCTCCAATCGCTTGTTCATGATCTTGGGGATTATGAGCTTCTTCTTTCCTTACAACCCTTAGCTTTGGTCTCTTTGAATTTTTGATGTCTTCGATTGTTTGATCttcgaagaaaacaacatctctgctccggATAGCTTTTCTGTTAACCGGATCCCAAAGCCGATAGCCGAATTCGTCTTTTAGTGATCCAAGATAAATGCACTCTTTAGTCTTAGAGTCTAGCTTGGATCGTTCATCTTTAGGGATATGGACGAATGCTCTGCAACCGAACACCTTCAAATGGTTGTAAGAGACCTTCTTACCCGACCAAACTTCCTCCGGGACATCGCCTTCCAAAGGAACTGATGGTGTAAGATTTATGACGTCCACTGCAGTTTTTATGGCTTCTCCCCAAAATGGCTTGGGTAGTTTAGCGTGAGAGAGCATGCACCGAACTATTTCTGTAATCGTTCGATTCATTCTTTCTGCTAGCCCATTCAGTTGTGGCGTCTTTGGTGGTGACTTCTCCATCTTGATTCCATGAGCTTTGCAAAATTCTTCAAAGGGACCTCGgtactctccaccattgtcagatcgaacacacttgagtttttgacccgtacttcgctctgcttgggctacaaattccttgaaagcatcaagaacttgatcttttgactTCAAAAGGTATACCCATACTTTTCTTGAGtggtcatcaataaaggtgacGAAATATGATGCCCCTCCATTGGATTTCTCAGACATGGAGCATACGCcagtatgcacaagatcaagaaTATGCTTTCTTCTCATAGGCGTAGATGATTTTCGAAAAGCGACCCTATGTTGTTTTCCGGCTAAGAAATCATGACATGGTGAGAGAGGAATACCTTTCATATCAGGAAGAAGCTTCTTGCGAGAAAGTATATTTAAACCTTTCTCACTCATATGTCCGAGTCTTCGGTGCCATATATCGATGTCATCACTTGCGACATTTACTTCTTCCTTGCAAAGCTTGGCTTGAGTAACGTATAATGagccttcttttcttcctcgagCCATGATCAAACTTCCTTTGGTTAACTTCCATTTGCCACCACCAAAATGACTGTCCAATCCGACATCATCGAGCTTTCCGGTTGATATGAGATTGAGTCGCATGTCGGGAACATGTCTCACATCCTTGAGAACTATCTTACATCCAGTGCTTGATGTAAGAATAACATCCCCCTTTCCAATGACCTTGCTTCTTCCTTGATTTCCCATTTGAACATTACCAAAGTCACCACTTTGATAGGTTGTGAAGAAGCTTCCATGAGGGGTGACGTGAAAagaagcaccagaatcaacgATCCATGAGCTATCATCAGAGCTAAGATTATATTCTCCAACGAGATATAATTCTTCGCTCTGGTCTTCCACAATGGTGGTAGTCTTGTCTTCATGCTTCTTTGTAGGATTGAACCGGTCTGGTTTGATATTACCGGCTTGTTTGTCTTTCTTGAGAAACCGACATTCCGACTTCATGTGACCCGGTTTGCCACAATAATAGCAAGTAACTCTCGGACGTGACTTAGATCTTCCTCGAGATTGGTCTCGTCCTCTGCTTCTGTTTTGGCCACGAGTCTCTTCTCTACCTCGTCTATCAACAATGTTAGCTTCTGAATAAGAACTCGAACCTCGCTCCTTCCTGCGAACTTCTTCGTTTAGAAGGCTATCAGTGATGGTGTCCATGGTAAGCTTTCCCTCCGGTGCTGAATTGCTTAGAGTGACAACTAGTGTGTCCCAACTCTCCGGTAGTGAACTAAGGAGTAAAAGGGCTTGCATTTCGTCTTCAACCTTCATATCAACTTTGTTAAGCTGATTTACAATCCCCTTGAAATTGTTCAA
This region of Brassica napus cultivar Da-Ae chromosome C5, Da-Ae, whole genome shotgun sequence genomic DNA includes:
- the LOC106367455 gene encoding thiosulfate/3-mercaptopyruvate sulfurtransferase 1, mitochondrial isoform X2, whose protein sequence is MPHGTCHMSKETQSKSIKLLIFQVLSSLIWMEYQIEELIYHTCYRLRKLLLLLVLLLESRTKMEWLCMMERASLAQLGFGGGMFRVFGHENVWVLDGGLPKWRASGYDVESSATSDAILKANAASEVVEKIYKGQSISPVTFKTKFQPHLVWTLDQVKENMENKTYQHIDARAKARFDGTAPEPRKGIPSGHIPRSKCVPFPQMFDSSQILLPAEELKKRFEEEDISMDSPIMASCGTGVTACILALGLHRLGKTDVPIYDGSWTEWAMEPNMPMVGSSA
- the LOC106363301 gene encoding uncharacterized protein LOC106363301; translated protein: MGITSSTEPNSRYHLFTLEKLHQLKEEKLEDMPEKKRVGIQTISEASQEVWWNGIHALFPTKGELSIDPPKEGGTEMDEDDQVFERFSDFMKEGGCKESFSALVDCLEDT
- the LOC106367455 gene encoding thiosulfate/3-mercaptopyruvate sulfurtransferase 2 isoform X1 → MASTLLSRTLLVAGRCVINPSLSSTLPQKSRGFATVVNKRAFSSQLRSAYSAPYVGRVMASSTGIGPKAGYATSSMSTKEPVVSVDWLHSNLREADIKVLDASWYMPHEQRNPIQEYQVAHIPGALFFDLDGISDRRTNLPHMLPSEEAFAAACSALGIENKDGVVVYDGKGIFSAARVWWMFRVFGHENVWVLDGGLPKWRASGYDVESSATSDAILKANAASEVVEKIYKGQSISPVTFKTKFQPHLVWTLDQVKENMENKTYQHIDARAKARFDGTAPEPRKGIPSGHIPRSKCVPFPQMFDSSQILLPAEELKKRFEEEDISMDSPIMASCGTGVTACILALGLHRLGKTDVPIYDGSWTEWAMEPNMPMVGSSA